A genomic window from Cricetulus griseus strain 17A/GY chromosome 4, alternate assembly CriGri-PICRH-1.0, whole genome shotgun sequence includes:
- the Cebpd gene encoding CCAAT/enhancer-binding protein delta produces MSAALFSLDSPARGAPWPTEPAAFYEAGRAGKPGRGPEPGDLGEPGSTAPAMYDDESAIDFSAYIDSMAAVPTLELCHDELFADLFNSNHKAAGTGGLELLPGGPTRPPGSGSVVRGPLKREPDWGDSDAPGSLLPAQVAVCAQTVVSLAAAAQPTPPTSPEPPRGSPGPSLAPGPVREKGAGKRGPDRGSPEYRQRRERNNIAVRKSRDKAKRRNQEMQQKLVELSAENEKLHQRVEQLTRDLAGLRQFFKQLPSPPFLPPAGADCR; encoded by the coding sequence ATGAGCGCCGCGCTTTTCAGCCTGGACAGCCCCGCGCGCGGCGCACCCTGGCCCACCGAGCCCGCGGCCTTCTACGAGGCAGGCAGAGCGGGCAAGCCGGGCCGCGGGCCCGAGCCGGGGGACCTGGGGGAGCCGGGTTCCACGGCCCCTGCCATGTACGACGACGAGAGCGCCATCGACTTCAGCGCCTACATTGACTCCATGGCCGCCGTGCCCACCCTGGAGCTGTGCCACGACGAGCTCTTCGCCGACCTCTTCAACAGCAACCACAAGGCGGCCGGCACGGGCGGCCTGGAGCTGCTGCCCGGCGGCCCCACGCGACCCCCAGGCTCCGGTTCGGTCGTCCGGGGCCCGCTCAAGCGCGAACCCGACTGGGGCGACAGCGACGCGCCGGGCTCCCTGCTGCCCGCGCAAGTGGCCGTGTGCGCGCAGACCGTGGTGAGCCTGGCGGCCGCGGCGCAGCCCACGCCGCCCACGTCGCCCGAGCCCCCTCGAGGCAGCCCAGGGCCGAGCCTGGCGCCCGGTCCCGTCCGAGAGAAGGGCGCGGGCAAGAGGGGTCCGGACCGCGGCAGCCCCGAGTACCGGCAGCGGCGCGAGCGCAACAACATCGCTGTGCGCAAGAGCCGCGACAAGGCCAAGCGGCGCAACCAGGAGATGCAGCAGAAGCTGGTGGAGCTGTCGGCCGAGAACGAGAAGCTGCACCAGCGCGTGGAGCAGCTCACGCGGGACCTGGCCGGCCTCCGGCAGTTCTTCAAACAGCTGCCCAGCCCGCCTTTCCTGCCGCCCGCCGGCGCCGACTGCCGGTAA